The following are encoded in a window of Armatimonas rosea genomic DNA:
- a CDS encoding VOC family protein, which translates to MEKQSKSGLTPFHIAVPVRDIAEAREFYGGILGCSEGRSAEHWVDFNLFGHQFVCHLNPNLGKDGQLESHYNGVDGHGVPVPHYGVILEMPVWEALAARLKEKGVRFVIEPYIRFAGQVGEQATLFLMDPTGNALEFKAFADIDGQLFAR; encoded by the coding sequence ATGGAAAAACAGAGCAAGAGTGGGCTGACCCCGTTTCATATCGCGGTCCCGGTGCGGGATATCGCTGAGGCGCGGGAGTTCTATGGAGGTATCTTGGGCTGCTCGGAGGGGCGCAGCGCAGAGCACTGGGTGGATTTCAATCTCTTTGGGCACCAGTTTGTCTGCCACCTCAACCCCAATCTGGGCAAAGACGGCCAGCTGGAGTCGCACTACAACGGGGTGGATGGCCACGGAGTCCCGGTGCCCCACTACGGCGTGATCCTGGAGATGCCGGTCTGGGAGGCGCTGGCGGCGCGGCTTAAAGAAAAAGGCGTGCGCTTTGTGATCGAGCCCTACATCCGCTTTGCCGGCCAGGTCGGGGAGCAGGCGACCCTGTTTCTGATGGACCCCACGGGCAATGCGCTGGAGTTCAAGGCCTTCGCCGATATCGACGGCCAGCTCTTCGCAAGATAA
- a CDS encoding AEC family transporter, translating to MLVEFGFLFGKVLAPILLLVALGALLKKRHPVEMQTLSNLQLYLFIPAFLFVHIADSKLTLPQIGGIAGTILLIQGLLALPLYGLLRWRKVPQETLAVVLLASVIFNAGNFGIPVALRAFGKPGGEVQALVIMTANLSLWVLGYGLSAAITGGGWQGLKEILKLPILYVMAAGLTVRATGWHLPEPIDYALHLVSDGLVPLALVTLGVQLATQWRLPRWKLILPVAFFKLLALPAIAGLVVWKLGLWPWPGAQLIVASAGPTAVNSIFLAIEQKGDVELAAECVFWNTLLSAITVTIILAVVIRLGGVPPGMSQ from the coding sequence ATGCTTGTCGAGTTTGGGTTTCTCTTTGGGAAGGTGCTCGCGCCGATTCTGCTCCTTGTGGCGCTGGGGGCCCTGCTCAAGAAGCGCCACCCGGTCGAGATGCAGACCCTCTCCAACCTCCAGCTCTATCTGTTTATCCCTGCATTTCTCTTTGTCCATATCGCCGACTCCAAGCTGACCCTGCCGCAGATCGGGGGGATCGCGGGGACTATCTTGCTGATCCAGGGGCTCTTGGCGCTCCCGCTCTACGGTCTCCTGCGCTGGCGCAAGGTCCCGCAGGAGACCCTCGCCGTGGTCTTGCTGGCATCGGTGATCTTCAATGCGGGCAACTTTGGGATTCCTGTGGCTCTGCGCGCCTTTGGCAAGCCCGGCGGTGAGGTGCAGGCGCTGGTGATCATGACGGCTAATCTCTCGCTCTGGGTGCTGGGCTACGGCCTCTCCGCGGCGATCACAGGAGGCGGCTGGCAGGGGCTCAAGGAGATCCTCAAGCTCCCGATTCTCTATGTCATGGCGGCGGGGCTGACCGTCCGCGCCACCGGCTGGCACCTCCCCGAGCCCATCGACTACGCCCTGCACCTGGTCTCCGATGGCCTCGTTCCCCTTGCCCTGGTGACCCTCGGCGTCCAGCTGGCGACCCAGTGGCGGCTCCCACGCTGGAAGCTCATTCTGCCGGTCGCCTTCTTCAAGCTCCTCGCCTTACCCGCGATTGCGGGGCTGGTGGTCTGGAAGCTCGGGCTCTGGCCCTGGCCCGGCGCCCAGCTGATCGTCGCCTCTGCCGGCCCCACTGCGGTGAACTCCATCTTCCTGGCTATCGAGCAAAAAGGCGATGTCGAGCTCGCCGCAGAGTGTGTCTTCTGGAATACCCTGCTCTCGGCCATCACGGTGACCATCATCCTCGCCGTGGTGATCCGCCTGGGAGGTGTCCCGCCAGGAATGTCACAGTAG
- a CDS encoding Uma2 family endonuclease — MALPALQELEATLDDLCRYSGKAELLYGQVVPLMPTGRAPSFAALEIAVSLRLHVRGTGLPGVTVADNAGFVVDLPHRRSFSPDAAYYEGPNSGMKFYEGAPRFAAEVRSENDYGVIAEHELEQKRHDYFAAGCLVVWDVDLLGEEVIVRKYTPASGATTPEATFTRGENADAEPAVPGWTMPVDDLFEP, encoded by the coding sequence ATGGCACTACCTGCACTTCAAGAACTTGAGGCGACTCTCGACGATCTCTGCCGATATTCGGGAAAGGCAGAGCTACTATACGGACAGGTGGTTCCGCTGATGCCCACCGGACGTGCTCCCAGCTTTGCTGCTCTGGAGATCGCGGTCTCGCTTCGCCTGCATGTTCGGGGAACTGGCCTCCCCGGAGTCACGGTCGCCGATAACGCAGGGTTCGTGGTCGATCTTCCGCACCGCCGCTCGTTCTCACCCGACGCGGCGTACTACGAAGGCCCGAACTCGGGGATGAAGTTCTATGAGGGGGCACCGCGCTTCGCCGCCGAGGTGCGCTCTGAGAACGACTATGGGGTTATCGCCGAGCACGAGCTAGAGCAAAAGCGCCACGACTACTTCGCCGCAGGGTGCCTAGTGGTCTGGGACGTAGACCTGCTCGGTGAGGAAGTGATCGTCCGCAAGTACACCCCCGCCAGCGGAGCCACAACTCCCGAAGCCACCTTCACCCGAGGCGAAAACGCCGACGCCGAACCCGCCGTCCCCGGCTGGACCATGCCAGTCGATGACCTCTTTGAGCCCTAA
- a CDS encoding 3-keto-disaccharide hydrolase: MRFFQDGYTDTPFLPGGKWRVHDKFRPRPAVVTPPKEGPFTPPPADAKVLFDGTNTDAWTRPWKIEDGAMVVTKGLGSNETKEKFGDMQLHLEFATPVEVKGNGQGRGNSGVIIQGRYEIQVLDSYNNETYADGQCGAVYGQNPPLVNACRKPGEWQAYDILYTAPKFAADGKLESPAYVTVIHNGILLHNHREILWPVAHRDVNKYAAHGPAPLQLQDHGNPTRFRNIWIRPL, from the coding sequence ATGCGATTTTTTCAAGATGGTTACACCGACACTCCCTTCTTGCCGGGCGGCAAGTGGCGTGTCCATGACAAGTTCCGCCCTCGTCCTGCGGTCGTGACGCCTCCAAAGGAGGGGCCCTTTACGCCGCCGCCCGCCGATGCCAAGGTTCTCTTCGATGGCACCAACACCGATGCTTGGACCCGCCCCTGGAAGATCGAGGACGGTGCGATGGTGGTGACCAAGGGCCTCGGGAGCAACGAGACCAAGGAGAAGTTTGGGGACATGCAGCTCCACCTGGAGTTCGCCACCCCCGTGGAGGTCAAGGGCAATGGCCAGGGCCGTGGCAACTCGGGTGTGATTATCCAGGGCCGCTACGAGATCCAGGTGCTTGATTCCTACAACAATGAGACCTACGCCGACGGTCAGTGCGGCGCGGTCTATGGGCAGAACCCGCCGCTGGTGAACGCCTGCCGCAAGCCGGGTGAGTGGCAAGCCTACGACATTCTCTACACCGCGCCCAAGTTCGCCGCCGATGGCAAGCTAGAGAGCCCGGCCTACGTGACCGTGATCCACAATGGGATTCTCCTGCACAACCACCGGGAGATCCTCTGGCCCGTGGCACACCGCGATGTCAATAAGTACGCCGCGCATGGCCCCGCGCCGCTCCAGCTGCAGGACCACGGCAACCCCACCCGCTTCCGCAATATCTGGATTCGGCCCCTGTAG
- a CDS encoding GNAT family N-acetyltransferase, whose protein sequence is MDMTFRELAEDEVERCAGWLTASEPWIALGFDQAKSEWALRRVGLEKWVAVDSDDTPVGIALLNFGGPFVGYLQILCVAPEQRGRGIGSALIGFAEERIFARHNNMFICVTDFNTDAQRLYARHGFEQVGRLENFLVTGHAELLLRKTRGPIFAPPAPNDGGA, encoded by the coding sequence ATGGACATGACCTTTCGGGAGCTGGCCGAGGACGAAGTGGAGCGCTGTGCGGGCTGGCTGACGGCGTCGGAGCCGTGGATTGCGCTTGGGTTCGATCAAGCAAAGAGCGAGTGGGCCTTGCGGCGGGTCGGGCTGGAGAAGTGGGTGGCCGTGGACAGCGACGACACGCCCGTGGGGATTGCGTTGCTCAACTTTGGCGGGCCGTTTGTGGGCTACCTGCAGATTCTCTGTGTCGCGCCGGAGCAGCGCGGCCGGGGGATCGGCAGCGCACTGATTGGCTTTGCCGAGGAGCGCATCTTCGCGCGGCACAACAACATGTTTATCTGTGTCACCGACTTCAACACCGATGCCCAGCGGCTCTACGCGCGGCACGGCTTTGAGCAAGTCGGGCGACTGGAGAACTTCTTGGTAACGGGCCACGCGGAGCTGCTGCTACGCAAGACGCGTGGCCCGATCTTTGCCCCCCCAGCCCCCAATGATGGGGGAGCCTAG
- a CDS encoding ABC transporter permease: MNTVFRALVANDLRLFFSDKRAMVATICVPILIASFFAMIFGGGGGDSKKAAVAVLVADNDQSAVSQKIIAGLKSEGSFAVTPASEAEARAAVGKGKVSVALVIPAEFGKLSASAVFNPLAPRPKLTFLYDPSHNADLQLARGLMTQQVMQVVSQEAFANPDTSGVSAALQSVEVDTTRSPQERSALVNLLKSVQSYQSTPHTEGTGTERGGMGMSTPCELASEAVVASGTDSPKDASGGKAGATHVFVGMGIQGLLFFAIDLAIGMVRDRRLGLWKRLRAAPLSRLMLLGSRWISSAIIGLVVLAAVLAFGSVLYGIRIHGSLLGFGLLAVASALMVSSFGLLIAALGRTEGQCRAAAVPAVLTMSFLGGAWIPTFMMPAWVQPVSKALPTRWAVDGFDLVTWRGLGLTEALPALGIVTVFALVFAGIALARFRWED, from the coding sequence ATGAACACCGTTTTTAGGGCACTGGTCGCCAACGACCTGCGTCTTTTTTTCTCCGACAAGCGGGCGATGGTCGCCACTATCTGTGTCCCGATCTTAATCGCCTCGTTCTTTGCGATGATCTTTGGCGGGGGCGGCGGTGACAGCAAGAAAGCGGCGGTCGCGGTTCTGGTGGCGGACAACGACCAGAGCGCTGTCTCCCAGAAGATTATCGCGGGCCTCAAGAGCGAGGGGAGCTTTGCGGTCACCCCCGCCAGCGAGGCAGAGGCGCGCGCGGCGGTGGGCAAGGGCAAGGTCTCGGTGGCGCTGGTGATCCCGGCGGAGTTTGGCAAGCTCTCCGCGAGCGCTGTCTTTAACCCGCTAGCCCCTCGTCCCAAGCTCACGTTTCTCTATGATCCGTCGCACAACGCCGACCTGCAGCTCGCCCGTGGCCTGATGACCCAGCAGGTGATGCAGGTGGTCAGCCAGGAGGCCTTTGCCAACCCGGACACGAGCGGTGTCAGCGCAGCGCTGCAGAGTGTGGAGGTAGACACGACCCGTAGCCCGCAGGAGAGGTCCGCCCTTGTCAACCTGCTCAAGAGTGTCCAGAGCTACCAGAGCACGCCGCATACCGAGGGCACGGGCACGGAGCGGGGAGGGATGGGGATGTCCACGCCCTGTGAGCTTGCCAGCGAGGCCGTTGTTGCCAGTGGCACGGACTCTCCCAAGGACGCCAGCGGTGGAAAAGCGGGCGCGACCCATGTCTTTGTGGGGATGGGGATTCAGGGGCTGCTCTTCTTTGCCATTGACCTTGCGATTGGCATGGTGCGCGATCGGCGGCTGGGTCTCTGGAAGCGCCTGCGCGCCGCGCCGCTCTCCCGCCTGATGCTCCTGGGAAGCCGCTGGATCTCATCGGCGATCATCGGTCTCGTGGTGCTCGCGGCGGTGCTCGCCTTTGGGAGTGTCCTCTACGGCATTCGCATCCACGGGAGCCTGCTGGGGTTTGGCCTCTTGGCGGTCGCTTCGGCGCTGATGGTCAGCTCCTTTGGACTGCTGATCGCCGCGCTCGGGCGCACGGAGGGGCAGTGCCGCGCTGCTGCCGTGCCCGCGGTGCTGACCATGAGCTTTTTAGGGGGTGCCTGGATTCCTACCTTCATGATGCCCGCCTGGGTGCAGCCGGTCTCAAAAGCACTCCCGACCCGCTGGGCCGTGGACGGCTTCGACCTCGTGACCTGGCGCGGCCTAGGCCTCACCGAGGCACTCCCCGCCCTGGGGATCGTCACCGTCTTTGCCCTCGTGTTTGCGGGAATCGCGCTCGCCCGCTTCCGCTGGGAGGACTAG
- a CDS encoding DUF1501 domain-containing protein: MNELYRTQDALNRRTFLKSATGLGLAALGLLENEAQARPGSPILGGGGGKVKRVIYLFQSGAPSQFELFDSKPTLEKYRGQNLPESIRKGQRLTTMTSGQSNFPTAPSSFGFKKHGQSGIELSDLWKHLPEVADELCVIRSMNTEAINHDPAITFFQTGSQLAGRPSIGAWLSYGLGTLNKDLPAYVVLTSKGSGRPDDQPLYDRLWGAGFLPTQHQGVKLRNSGDPVLYLSDPDGVDRGTRREMLDELGALNKLKLAQTGDPEIATRISQYELAFRMQASVPELADLSKESQATLEMYGPDVNRPGSYAHNCLLARRLCEKGVRFIQLFHMGWDHHGGLPNAIKGQLKDTDQATAALIKDLKQRGMLDDTLIVWGGEFGRTVYSQGALTMDNYGRDHHPRCFSIFMAGAGVKHGVTIGETDEFSYNIVKDPVSVHDLHATILHLLGVDHKKLTYPYQGRDFRLTDVYGELVKPILA; encoded by the coding sequence ATGAACGAGCTGTATCGCACGCAAGATGCACTGAACCGTCGGACGTTTCTCAAGAGTGCGACGGGCCTTGGCCTGGCGGCACTGGGGCTGCTGGAGAACGAGGCGCAGGCACGCCCTGGCTCCCCCATTCTTGGGGGCGGGGGGGGCAAGGTAAAGCGGGTTATCTATCTGTTCCAGTCCGGGGCGCCCAGCCAGTTCGAGCTCTTCGATAGCAAGCCGACCCTGGAGAAGTACCGCGGCCAGAACCTCCCCGAGTCGATCCGCAAGGGCCAGCGCCTAACCACGATGACCAGTGGGCAGAGCAACTTCCCGACCGCGCCGTCGTCGTTTGGCTTTAAGAAGCACGGCCAGAGCGGGATCGAGCTCTCGGACTTGTGGAAGCACCTGCCCGAGGTCGCCGACGAGCTGTGTGTGATCCGCTCCATGAACACCGAGGCGATCAACCACGACCCGGCTATCACGTTCTTCCAGACCGGCTCGCAGCTGGCGGGGCGGCCCAGTATCGGCGCGTGGCTGAGCTACGGGCTGGGGACCCTGAACAAAGACCTGCCGGCCTACGTGGTGCTCACCAGCAAGGGGAGCGGCCGCCCCGACGACCAGCCGCTCTACGACCGGCTCTGGGGAGCGGGGTTCCTGCCGACCCAGCACCAGGGGGTGAAGCTGCGCAACTCCGGCGACCCGGTGCTCTATCTCTCCGATCCCGATGGCGTCGACCGGGGCACGCGCCGCGAGATGCTCGATGAGCTCGGGGCGCTCAATAAGCTCAAGCTGGCCCAGACCGGTGACCCGGAGATCGCCACCCGCATCAGCCAGTACGAGCTGGCCTTTCGCATGCAGGCATCGGTGCCCGAGCTGGCGGACCTGAGCAAGGAGTCGCAGGCGACCCTGGAGATGTACGGCCCAGATGTCAACCGCCCCGGCAGCTACGCCCACAACTGCCTCCTGGCGCGCCGGCTCTGCGAGAAAGGTGTCCGGTTTATCCAGCTCTTCCACATGGGCTGGGACCACCACGGCGGCCTGCCCAATGCGATCAAGGGCCAGCTCAAAGACACCGACCAGGCCACCGCGGCACTGATCAAGGACCTCAAGCAGCGCGGGATGCTCGACGATACCCTGATTGTCTGGGGCGGGGAGTTTGGGCGCACGGTCTACTCACAGGGCGCTCTGACCATGGACAACTACGGCCGCGACCACCACCCGCGCTGCTTCTCGATCTTTATGGCGGGAGCGGGGGTCAAGCACGGGGTGACCATTGGCGAGACCGACGAGTTCTCCTACAATATTGTCAAGGACCCTGTCAGTGTCCACGACCTCCACGCTACGATCCTGCACCTGCTCGGGGTCGATCATAAAAAGCTCACCTACCCCTACCAGGGCCGCGACTTCCGCCTCACCGATGTCTACGGCGAGCTGGTCAAGCCGATTCTTGCATAA
- a CDS encoding M42 family metallopeptidase translates to MLNFDLLKTLCETPGIPSREEPIREVVIEALTPLVDSVSVDVMGNVIGHKKGTGGPKVLIAAHMDEIGFMVKHIDDKGFIRLQPVGGFDPRNLVAQRVWVHGFAGESLLGALMPSSKPIHTASAEELARPPKLEGLFVDLGLPADEVKKKVEIGDQVTLARTCEQIGNHITSKTLDNRLSVFIMIEAIRAMSGHQCEIYAVATVQEEVGLRGATPAAYALEPDIAIALDVTLALDIPGGDAAEQITQLGKGTAIKIMDSSLLCHPKLVRHFRDVAEAQSIPYQLEILARGGTDAGGMQRVRGGIPSFTLSTPCRYVHTVNESAAVSDIEASIQLLSAWLEEAHTRTYGYNA, encoded by the coding sequence ATGTTAAATTTTGACTTATTGAAGACGTTGTGTGAGACACCGGGGATTCCTTCCCGCGAGGAGCCGATTCGCGAGGTCGTGATCGAGGCGCTGACGCCGCTGGTGGACTCGGTCTCGGTGGACGTGATGGGCAATGTGATCGGGCACAAAAAAGGGACGGGAGGCCCCAAGGTGCTGATCGCGGCGCACATGGACGAGATCGGGTTTATGGTCAAGCACATCGACGACAAGGGATTTATCCGCCTGCAGCCGGTGGGGGGATTCGACCCGCGCAACCTGGTTGCCCAGCGGGTCTGGGTGCATGGGTTTGCGGGCGAGTCGCTGCTCGGGGCGCTCATGCCCTCTAGCAAGCCGATCCACACCGCCAGCGCCGAGGAGCTTGCCCGCCCGCCGAAGCTGGAGGGGCTCTTTGTGGACCTGGGGCTCCCCGCCGACGAAGTAAAGAAGAAAGTGGAGATCGGCGATCAGGTGACCTTGGCACGTACCTGCGAGCAGATCGGGAACCATATCACGTCCAAGACCCTCGACAACCGCCTCTCGGTCTTTATCATGATCGAGGCGATTCGTGCGATGAGCGGCCACCAGTGCGAGATCTACGCCGTGGCGACGGTTCAAGAGGAAGTGGGCCTGCGTGGCGCGACGCCGGCGGCCTACGCCCTGGAGCCCGATATCGCGATCGCGCTCGATGTCACCCTGGCGCTGGATATCCCCGGCGGCGATGCGGCGGAGCAGATCACCCAGCTCGGCAAGGGCACCGCCATCAAGATCATGGACTCGTCGCTGCTGTGCCACCCCAAGCTCGTGCGCCACTTCCGCGATGTCGCCGAGGCCCAGAGTATCCCTTACCAGCTGGAGATTCTCGCCCGCGGCGGCACCGATGCCGGCGGGATGCAGCGCGTGCGGGGCGGCATTCCCAGCTTCACGCTCTCGACCCCCTGCCGCTATGTCCACACGGTCAATGAGTCGGCCGCGGTCTCGGATATCGAGGCGAGCATCCAGCTACTCTCTGCTTGGCTGGAAGAGGCCCACACCCGTACCTACGGCTACAACGCGTAG
- a CDS encoding DUF1152 domain-containing protein, translating to MDFLKLPILERLQSAQTILLAGAGGGYDIFAGLPLYFALKAQGKTVHLANLSFSSIYASNGKRIGEVNEHVVRVTHETQPELSYFPELYLAQWFWEKRREKVPIYCFDRTGPRPLTAMYQHLVRHLGGVDALVLVDGGTDSLMRGDEPKLGTPEEDLASLLAADALQGVGSKSLVCLGFGIDVFHGVCHHYFLEAVAELTEKNAYLGCWSLLPHLPEVKAFSAAYDYTRKHMQSSIVNSSILAAIEGKFGNWHETTRTEGSELYINPLMGLYWAFDLPAVVERHLFIRELAEHDEWIDLARAIFQRHLNLEKREWKHLPM from the coding sequence ATGGATTTTCTGAAGCTCCCTATTCTTGAGCGGCTCCAGAGTGCGCAGACAATCTTGCTAGCCGGGGCGGGCGGCGGCTACGATATCTTCGCGGGGCTCCCTCTCTACTTTGCCTTGAAGGCGCAGGGCAAGACCGTCCACCTGGCCAATCTTTCCTTTAGTTCGATCTATGCCAGTAATGGCAAGCGCATCGGTGAGGTGAATGAGCATGTTGTCCGGGTGACCCATGAGACACAGCCCGAGCTGTCCTACTTTCCCGAGCTCTATCTCGCGCAGTGGTTCTGGGAGAAGCGGCGCGAGAAGGTACCGATTTACTGCTTCGATAGGACAGGCCCGCGGCCGCTCACGGCGATGTACCAGCACCTGGTGCGCCACTTGGGCGGCGTGGATGCGCTCGTTCTGGTCGATGGGGGAACCGATAGCCTGATGCGCGGCGATGAGCCCAAGCTAGGGACACCCGAGGAGGACCTGGCCTCGCTGCTGGCCGCCGATGCCCTGCAGGGGGTGGGGAGCAAGTCGCTGGTCTGCCTGGGGTTTGGGATCGATGTCTTTCATGGGGTCTGTCACCACTATTTCCTAGAGGCGGTGGCAGAGCTGACCGAGAAAAACGCCTACCTGGGCTGCTGGTCGCTCCTACCACACCTCCCCGAGGTCAAGGCGTTTTCCGCCGCCTACGACTACACACGAAAGCACATGCAGAGCAGCATTGTAAACTCGTCGATCCTGGCGGCGATTGAGGGGAAGTTCGGCAACTGGCACGAGACGACGCGCACCGAGGGCAGCGAGCTCTACATTAACCCGCTCATGGGGCTCTACTGGGCCTTCGACCTGCCGGCCGTCGTGGAGCGCCATCTCTTCATCCGCGAGCTGGCAGAGCACGACGAGTGGATTGACCTCGCCCGCGCGATCTTCCAGCGCCACCTGAACCTGGAAAAGCGCGAGTGGAAGCACTTGCCGATGTAG
- a CDS encoding response regulator, with product MSEPRTILLVEPEERVRNYIKEGWLAKRATLLVIEAENGAAAQDRLREHSVDAIVTANFMPDVNGQELIYWIRQQPSLMHLPVIALPFMSNVVDEARKVTRPLHEAGADSVILKFHFKDVLSTLERWRWQRPQQQEPGWALDHL from the coding sequence ATGTCCGAGCCACGCACGATTTTGCTTGTGGAGCCAGAGGAACGTGTCCGTAACTATATCAAAGAGGGTTGGCTCGCGAAGCGGGCAACTCTTCTTGTCATCGAAGCAGAGAACGGTGCGGCAGCGCAAGATCGCTTACGAGAACACTCGGTAGATGCCATTGTCACCGCGAACTTCATGCCCGATGTAAATGGCCAAGAGCTGATCTACTGGATTCGGCAACAGCCCTCACTCATGCATCTACCAGTTATTGCCCTCCCGTTTATGTCCAACGTCGTTGATGAAGCCCGCAAGGTCACGCGCCCTCTTCATGAAGCAGGTGCTGATTCCGTTATCTTGAAGTTTCATTTCAAAGACGTCCTCAGCACCTTGGAGCGTTGGCGATGGCAGCGGCCTCAGCAGCAAGAACCCGGCTGGGCTTTAGATCACCTCTAG
- a CDS encoding glycoside hydrolase family 172 protein, producing the protein MFNGLGMNLGNLSRLSMAKTRSISPENFTGEKGKGGMSTDGPAKECARDLGVGWKLSPYVKIAAGTTFTLAEIEGPGAIQQIWMTPTGNWRYSILRFYWDDEETPSVECPVGDFFANGWCQYAHVNSLPVCVNPGSAFNCYWEMPFRKKCRITLENIGYDEMVLYYQINYTLTDIPDDAAYFHAQFRRTNPLPYKEVYTILDGVSGHGQFVGCYMAWGVNNTGWWGEGEIKFFLDGDGEFPTICGTGTEDYFCGSYNFDRNGQYTEFSTPYAGLPQVIRGDGAYKCQQRFGLYRWHIMDPVRFESDLKVTIQALGWRSKHRYLPLQDDIASVAFWYQAEPHAPFPALPDRDYLEVI; encoded by the coding sequence ATGTTTAACGGACTTGGAATGAACCTCGGGAACCTCTCCCGGCTCTCGATGGCAAAGACGCGCTCGATCTCTCCGGAGAACTTCACGGGCGAAAAGGGCAAGGGGGGGATGTCTACCGACGGCCCCGCTAAGGAGTGCGCCCGCGACCTCGGCGTGGGCTGGAAGCTCAGCCCGTATGTTAAGATCGCTGCGGGAACGACGTTCACACTGGCCGAAATAGAGGGCCCCGGGGCGATCCAGCAGATCTGGATGACCCCGACCGGCAACTGGCGCTACTCGATCCTGCGGTTTTACTGGGACGACGAAGAAACCCCGTCGGTGGAGTGCCCGGTGGGGGACTTCTTCGCCAATGGCTGGTGCCAGTACGCCCACGTGAACTCGCTGCCGGTCTGTGTCAACCCGGGAAGCGCGTTTAACTGCTACTGGGAGATGCCCTTCCGCAAGAAGTGCCGCATCACGCTGGAGAATATCGGCTACGACGAGATGGTGCTCTACTACCAGATCAACTACACGCTGACAGACATTCCTGATGACGCCGCCTATTTCCACGCGCAGTTCCGCCGCACCAACCCGCTTCCCTACAAAGAGGTCTACACGATCCTCGACGGCGTGAGCGGCCACGGGCAGTTTGTCGGGTGCTACATGGCCTGGGGCGTCAACAACACCGGCTGGTGGGGGGAGGGCGAGATCAAGTTCTTCCTCGACGGCGACGGCGAGTTCCCGACGATCTGCGGCACCGGCACCGAGGACTACTTCTGCGGCTCCTACAACTTTGATCGCAACGGTCAGTACACCGAGTTCTCGACTCCCTACGCCGGCCTGCCGCAGGTGATCCGCGGCGATGGTGCGTATAAATGCCAGCAGCGCTTCGGGCTGTATCGGTGGCACATCATGGACCCCGTGCGCTTCGAGTCCGATCTGAAGGTCACGATCCAGGCCCTCGGCTGGCGCAGCAAGCACCGCTACCTACCCCTCCAAGACGACATCGCCTCGGTCGCGTTCTGGTACCAAGCCGAACCTCACGCCCCGTTCCCCGCACTGCCAGACCGGGACTACCTAGAGGTGATCTAA
- the lexA gene encoding transcriptional repressor LexA, which produces MLSAKQQEILEVIRQALMRDGQAPTVREIGKLTGLRSSCSVQKHLNSLQEKGYIKRDPYKYRSVELLMDGAPMTRRRTVTVPLLGRVAAGAPIFATENIEESYPLPEALVPRDADCFMLKIKGDSMMDAGIFDGDLVVVRKQETANSGEIVVALIEDEATVKTFYPAGDNGIRLQPENKYMKPIITKNASILGKVVLTMRQYN; this is translated from the coding sequence ATGCTATCGGCCAAACAACAAGAGATTCTAGAAGTGATCCGTCAGGCACTGATGCGTGACGGGCAAGCTCCCACCGTGCGCGAGATCGGAAAGCTCACGGGCCTGCGCTCGTCGTGCTCCGTCCAGAAGCACCTGAACTCACTGCAGGAGAAGGGCTACATCAAGCGCGACCCCTATAAGTACCGCTCGGTGGAGCTACTCATGGACGGTGCCCCGATGACCCGTCGGCGCACGGTCACGGTTCCCCTCCTGGGCCGCGTGGCGGCGGGTGCTCCGATCTTTGCGACCGAGAATATCGAGGAGAGCTACCCCCTCCCCGAGGCGCTTGTTCCCCGTGATGCAGACTGCTTCATGCTCAAGATCAAGGGCGACTCGATGATGGACGCGGGAATCTTCGATGGCGACCTGGTCGTGGTGCGCAAGCAAGAGACCGCCAACTCCGGCGAGATTGTGGTGGCGCTGATCGAGGATGAAGCGACGGTCAAGACGTTCTACCCCGCCGGTGACAATGGGATTCGCCTCCAGCCGGAGAACAAGTACATGAAACCTATCATCACCAAGAACGCCAGCATCCTGGGCAAGGTCGTGCTGACGATGCGGCAGTACAACTAG